Part of the Solwaraspora sp. WMMA2065 genome is shown below.
CCGGATGGGTCTGCTGGTGGAGGACCTGCTGCTGCTGGCCCGCCTCGACCGGGAACGCCCGTTGGATCTGGCGCCGGTCGAGCTGCCGGTGCTGGCCAGCGACGCGGTGCAGGCGGCCCGGGCGGTCGACCCGCAGCGCCGGGTGGAGCTGGACATCGGGCCCGGTGCCGGCCGGCTGGTCGTGCTGGGCGACGATGCCCGGCTGCGTCAGGTGATCGGCAACCTGATGACCAACGCGATCAACCACACTCCGGCCGACACGCCGGTCACTCTGCGGTTGCGAGCCACCGAGCCGGGGTTCGCCACGGTCGAGGTGGCCGACGAGGGGCCCGGTCTGACCCCGGAGCAGTCCGAACGGGTCTTCGAGCGGTTCTACCGGGCCGATGCCGCCCGTACCCGCAGCACGGGGCGGCCGACCGGCACCGGACTCGGGCTGGCGATCGTCGCCGCCCTTGTCGCCGCCCACTCGGGCACCGTCGAGGTGCACAGCGAGCCCGGCCGGGGCGCCACCTTCCGGGTCCGGCTTCCGCTGGCCGACACGGACCTCGCCGACTCCGAATCCATCGACGACAGCGAATCATGATTTTCAGCAAAACCTCAGCCGCAAATCAGGTGCGTCAAAGTGCCGGGGGGCAATCTGAGTACATGAGCGAGCACGAGACCACGCCGCCGGCGGAGCCGTCGGACAAGGCTCAACCGCCGGCCAGCCCTTGGCAGGCCCCGGCTGGGTCGGGCCAGCCCGACCCGGCCGCCGGGCGTCCGTCCACCGACTGGACGCCGACCAACCAGCCGTACGCCGGCTCACCCGCACCGGCTCAGCCCGCGCCCAACTCACCCGCACCTGAGGCTCCCGCGTCTGTGACTCCCGCGTCTGTGACTCCCGCGCCCGAGGCACCCGCGCCCGAGGCACCCACGTCGGCTCAGCCGGTCACCGGAGCGCCGCTCAGCGGCCAGCCGCAGGCCGGCCCGTACGCTCCCGGCTACGCCCAGGTGTCGTACGGGCACGGGCAGTGGAGCCACGGCCAGCCGTACGCTGGGCACGGCTACAGCCAGCCGCACGTCAGCTGGTCGCCGCCGCCCGGTGCCGCCGCCCAGGCCGGCGCACAGCCGCCGCCGAACCGGCTCGGTCGGATCGTCGCCGGCTCGGCGGTCGTCCTCGCCCTGATGCTCGGCTCCGGTGCGGTCGGTGGTGCGGTCGTCGCCGCCTTCGACAACGGCGGCGCGGCGCCAGCGGTGCAGACCGGCAGCAACGGTGGCGGCAGCGCGGCACCGGTGATCGACCGCTCGTCGCTCGCCGAGATCGCCGACGCCGTCCAGGACAGCGTGGTGTCCATCTCCACCGGCTCCGGTGAAGGCTCGGGTGTGGTGCTCAATGCCGAAGGCTTCATCCTGACCAACAACCACGTCGTCGAGTCGGCGCGCGGCGGATCGGTCACCGTGTACTTCGCCGACGGCGGCTCCGCGTCCGGCGGCGTGGTCGGCACCGACGCGCGCACTGACCTGGCCGTGGTCAAGGTCGACGACGTGGACGGGCTGTCCCCGGCGACCCTCGGCGACAGCAGCACGATGCGGGTCGGTGACACCGTACTGGCCCTGGGCAGCCCGCTGGGTCTGCAGGGTTCGGTGACCGCCGGGATCATCAGCGCGCAGGACCGCACCATCTCGGTGGGTGGCGGCCAGCAGCAGAGCCCGTTCGGCGGCGGGGGCCAGGTCAGCTCGATGTCCGGGCTGTTGCAGACCGACGCCCCGATCAACCCGGGGAACTCCGGTGGCGCCCTGGTCAACACCAACGGTGAGGTGATCGGCATCAACACGGCGATCGCCACCTCCGGTCAGGGCGAGGGCAACATCGGGGTCGGCTTCGCGATCCCCAGCAACAAGGCCAACGACGTGGCCGAAGCGCTGATGGCCGGCGAGGAGGTCAGCCACCCGTACCTCGGAGTGAGTGTGACCGCGGCTGACGAAGGCGGCGCGTTGATCGCTGCGGTCGAGGACGGCAGCCCGGCCGACCAGGCTGGCCTGGCCCAGGGCGACGTGGTCGTGCGGATCGGCGACACCCCGGTGAACGACTCGGATGATCTCGTCGCGGCGGTGCAGTCCGGCCAGGTCGGGGAACAGATCGAGATCACCTACGAGCGCGACGGCGAGGCGCGGACCGCCTCCGCGACCCTGGTCGACGCGCCGTGACCGCAATGTGACACAGATGGACCTGCCTCCCCCGAAAAGAGCGGCGGGTGGTGTGACCAAGGGGGTTGGTCACGCCGCCCGCCGTTCGCTTCTTCCCTGGCGTTCGCTACCTTCCCGGCGTGCGCACCGAGACCTTCACCGACCGGTTCACCGTCGCGGCGGCACCGGACCGGGTGCACGCCCACCTGGCCGACCCGGCCAACCACATCGGGCTTTCGCCGCTGATCGTCGCGGTCCGTGACATCGAGCGGAGCACCGACGCCGACGGCCACACCGTGCTGCGGTACATCGCGGTGGAGCGGTTCAAGATCGTCGGACCGCTGCGGTACGACAACATCCTGCACGTCCGGCAGACCGATACCGATCCGGGCCGCCGACTCGTGATGCAGGTACGCAGCCCGGCGCGGGTGTCGGTGCGGTTCGTGATGGAGACCGAGCCCGATGGCACCGGATCGGCGGTCACCGTCACTGTGAGTCTCACCATGCCGACCCTGCTGCGCTCCTATGTGGTGCGCACGGCCAGGCGGGTGCAGATGTTCCGGGCCCGTACCCTGGCCGAAAGGATGAGCGGCTGACCCCGGCGTAGTCGATCGACGGGACTTTTTCCGCACGACATGCTGTCCGAAGCGGTTGAGCAGTCGCGTGCGGTCGACAAGGCGGTCTAACCTGCAGCCGCAAGTAGCGGCGGAGGAGCAGGCACAGTGACGGTCGTCGAGACCAGGATGAGCGTGTGGGAGGCCCTGGCCGGCCGGGCACCGGGCCAGCCGGTCGCCCCGGCCGACGCCGGGCTGTGGGGTGCCGTCGTCGAACGGCTCAACCCGGCCCGGGCCCGGCCGGTGCTGCGGCCCGGTATCGAACACGTCGAGCTGACCTCGGTACGCGGGATGCCGTACGTGATGCTCCGCTCGCCGGACGGTCGCGGCGGTGCCTGCTACCTGCGGCTGGCCTCGGACGAGTGGCGGCTCGCCCAGCTGATGGACGGCAGCCGCACGGTGGCCCGGTTGGTCGCGGAGTTCGCCCGGATCGCCGGCCGGCTTGCCCCCGACCAGGTCACCCGGGTCGTCGCCGATCTGGCCGGCAACCGGATGCTCGCCGAGCTGCCGGTCGACGCGTTCCGCCCGCTGGCCCGGGTGCACCGCCGGCCGTGGCCGTTGCGGTTCGGCCGCACCCTGCTGGCCGTGGCGCAGGGCCGGCGTACCGTGCTGGCCGACGTCGACCCGCTGGTCGGCGCCCTCTACCGGGGCGGCGGCCGGTTCCTGTTCACCCGGCTGGCGGCGGTGCTGCTGGCCGTCGTCGCGCTGGCCGGGTTCGCCGCGTTCTGCTGGACCTGGTGGCGCGGCGAGCAGGCAGTCTTCCTCACCGGCGGGTCGTACGCGGCCGGCGCGGCGGTGCTGCTCGGGTTGAACGTGGTTGCCCTCGCCTGCCACGAACTCGGCCACGCCCTGGCCACGAAACACGCCGGCCGGCGGGTGCCGGCCGCCGGCTTCCTCATCTATTTCGGCATCCCGTCGGTCTTCGTCGACACCACCGACGTCTGGCTGGCCGGTCGCCGGCAACGGCTGATCACCACCGCCGCCGGGCCGGCCGCCGGGCTGGTGCTGGCCGGCGTCGCCGGCATCGTCGGGCTGATCTTCCCGGCCGCCGCACCGTGGACGTTCAAACTCGCCTTCGCCTGGTACCTCAACGCTCTGTTCAACCTCAATCCGTTCCTCGCCCTCGACGGCTACTACCTGTTGATGGACTGGCTGGAGATCCCGAATCTGCGTACCCGTGGCCTGGCCTACGTCGTCGGCCGGCTGCGCCGGCGCGGCCCGCGCTGGTCGGCGCTGGACCGGGAGGGCAGGCTGGTCGCCCTGTACGGGACGCTCGCCGTGCTCTGGGTGGTCATCGCGGTCAACCTGTTCTGGCGGATCTGGACCGACCGGGTCGCCGGCCTGGTCCTCGGCCTGTGGCGGTCCGGGTGGCCGGCCCGGCTGCTGCTCGCCGCGGTGGTCGCCGGCCTCGCCGCCCCGCTTGTCTACCTGGCAGCCGGCTGGCTGGCCCAGCGCTGGCGGCGGCTGCGCGGCGCGCTCGCCGAGCGGCGGCACGCCAGCGACACCCCACGGCGGCTGGACGCGCTGCGTGCCAGCGCGCTGCGGACACTGCCGGCCAGCGCGTTGAACCGGCTCGCCGCCCAGGCGCGCTGGGTGCACCCGCGTACCGGTCAGCAACTCGTCGCCGCCGGCGCGGCCCAGCCGGCGGTCTACGTCGTGGTCGACGGCGCGGTGGAGGGCCGGGCGCCCAGTGACCCGGCCGGCACGGTCCGGCAACGGCTCGGGCCGGGCGGCCTGGTCGGTCTGGCCAGCGCCCTGACCGGTACGCCGGCCACGCTCACCTGGCGCACCGCCGGTACGACGCTGCTGGCGGTGCCGCCGACCGCGGTCGCCACGGTCGTCGGCCCGCTGCCCGGTCCGCCGTCGACCGACCGGACCGCCGCCGAGTCGCTGTTCGCCGAGACCCCCGCACTGTCCGGGCTGACCCCGGAGGACCGGCTGGGGCTGGTGTCCCGGGCCCGGCCGGTGACGTTGCCGCCCGGCGCGCCGGTCCGGCTGTCCGGCCCGTACGACGCGGTGGTCCTCGAATCGGGTGTGATCGCCCTGATGGACGGCCTCGAACTGCGCCGGGGCACAATGATCGGCCCGGTCGGTGCCGATCCGCCGGACGTGGTCGCGACCACCCGTACACAGACCCGGCTGTGGCAGTTGCCGGCCGTCGCCGGGCTGCCGATGCTGCTCGGCGCGGCGCCGTCGCAGGTGGCCGAGGCCGCTGCGGCGACGGTCCGCGGCGGTCCGCCGACCAGCGGCGTGCATCCGCCCGCCGACTATCCGCCGCTGGCCGCCCCGCCCGGCCCGCCACCACCGGGGGACACCGACGACCGGGTGGACCGGCGGTTCGAGCGCCGGCTGTGGTGGCTGGTGCTGCTCCTGCTGCTGTTCGCGTTGCTGATCAGCGGCGGCAACCTGCTGCCCGGGCCGGCCTGGGCGGAGATGCCGGCCGACCGGGCGCTGCTGCGGGCCGAGCGGGGCACCGTCGAGGTGCGCACCGCCGGTGGGCGGCTGTTGACGTTGCGCGATGGTGCGGCGGCATACGTCGCCGAGGGGGACCGGATCGAGGTCGCCGACCGGTCGGCCGGTGAACTCGTCTTCCGGGGCGGGGCCGCCACGGTGCTCTGCGCCTGGGTCGAAGCCGAGGTGGGGGCGCTGTGGAGCGACGGCACCCGGCCGGTCGCGCCCAGCGGGGAGCTGACCCTGGACCGGGGCCGGATCCTGGCCGACACTGCCAGCGTCTCCGGTGCCTTCCGACCGTTGGCGATGACCGTGATCAGCCAGGACTCGGTACTGGCGAACCGGGGCGAGGCCTGGTTCGCGGTGAACGCCGGAACGGCCCGGGTGTCGCTCGGTGAGGTACGGCGCAACGGGGTGTCCCTGCGGGCCACCGGGGAGCAGCTCGGCTGCGGTGACGGCCAGGTCGTCGACCCGCCCGGCGGTACGCCGAGCGCCCCCGCTCCGGGCGCTACCAGCGGATCGCCGACGGTGCAGAGCCCGTCGCCGGATCTTTCCGCGACCAGCCAGCCGACGCCGGTCCCGGCGCCGAACCCCGGCGTGACTCGCCAGCCGCAGCCGACTACCCCGACCGCGCAGCCGAGCCCGCCCGGCCCGCCGCCGACCAGCGCCCCGGCGCCGACCACGGCAGCGCCGACGACCGGTCCGCCGACCGGTACGCCACTGGAGACCACGGCGCCGCCGACCACCGCCCCACCGCCGACCACCGCCCCACCGCCGACCACCGCCCCACCGCCGAATGAGCCTCCGGTGATCGGCTGGGAGATCGAGCCGCAGGGCCCGATCACCCTGGTGACCGATAACGGGCCCTGCAGCGACTACCCGAGCAGCGTGCGTTGGATGGTCGTGGTCTCGGACGACTCGCCTGCCGGGTTGACCGTCGTCGCGCGGTACAGCGGGTTGGTGGAGCGCGTGGAGACCTTCCGTGGTGCGGGGACACACGAGGGCACCGTCGGCCCAGTGGCGTCCAACGAGTCGATCGGGACCGGGTCCGTGACGATCACGGTCACCGTCACGGACAGTGGCAAGCTCAGTCGGCAGGTGAGAAGCGATGTATTGGTTGTCGGCTGCGCGTTCGGCGAACAGACGTAGACATCGATCCGAGCGGAGATACAGGTGCTTTGTTGGTTCTGTCCGAAGGCGGCGCGGGGTGGCTGCCGGTTCTGCGGTCGAGGCGTGTGTGAGGACCACGCCCGCTTCGGTCCGTATCTGCTGGAGGTGCACCGGTCGGAGCGGCGGGGACGGGCGGAAGGGCTGGTCGTCGAGGACGCGTTGCAGTGCGGCACCTGCCGGCCCAGGCCGCAGCCTGTACCAATGCCGGAGCTGGACTGATCGAGGAGACGTCCGGTCACCGGCGACCCGCGCCGGACGCCGCCGGGCTCGTGGCGGATTGTGGCCCCGGACTACCCTGGAGCGACATCGACGAGGGGACCGGTGATGAGTGACTTCGACACCGCGCTCGAACGCCTGCTGACCGACCCTGGATTCGCCGCCGCGCTGGCCGCCGACCCGACTGCGGCGCTAGCCGGCTATCAGCTCACCGCCGAGGAGCAGGAGCTGCTGCGGACCCAGATGGGCGGTGCCGGGGGCGGCTCGACGGCGGCGGTGGAGACGCGGGCGAACCAGTCCAGCGCGTTCGGGCTGCTGAGCCCGTTGACCGGGATGATGGGCGGCTTCGGCGACATCGGCGCGGCGGCCGGTGCCGTCGACGAGGCTCTCGGCTCTGCCGGTGCGCAGAGCGGCTTCGGGCCGGCCGGTGCACAGAGCGGCTTCGGGCCGGCCGGGTCCGGCGGTGGGTTCGGTTCGGCCGGGGAAGACAGCGGCTTCGGGGCACGGCCGGAGGGCGCCGGTCCGCCGGTGCCGGACCGGTCCGCCGGGCTCGGCACGGCACCCCAGCCGGTCGAGCCGGCGGTGCCGGAGGACTACCGGACCCGGGTGGACGTCGACGGCGACGGCGAGTGGGACCGGCACATCGTCCGGGGACGGGCGGACGGCGGGGTGGACATACTGGTTGACCAGGACGGCGACGGTCGGGCCGACTTCGTCGGCCGGGACGACGACGCCGACGGTCTGGTCGACTCCGCGGCGTACGACACTGACGGTGACGGGTTCTTCGAGCAGACCCATTATGACGACGACGGCGACGGGTGGCTCGACCGCAGCGTCACCAACCAGCCCCCGCCCACCGGACCACCCCCGCCCACGCCGCCATCCCCGCCCCCGGCCGGCGGCGGGCTGATCGGCGACAACCTGCGGCTTCCCGAGGAACTGCGCTGACCTTCCCGACGGTCGCCGTCGGCGGTGCCGCCGCCGACCGCTCACCGGCGGTCGCGGGCCGTCCGTCGACAGGGGCTGGCGTCGATGGCCGCTGGGCCTGACGATGGGGTCAGGAGGTGATCGCGTGGTCGCCATCGCCACCGACCGGCTGACGAAGGTCTTCGACGACGGCACTGTCGCAGTCGACGGGGTGAGTCTCGCGGTCCCGTCCGGCCAGTTCCTGGTGCTGCTCGGGCCGACCGGGTGCGGGAAGTCGACGATCCTGCGGCTGGTCGCCGGCCTGGAGACTCCGACGTCCGGGCACGTGCTGATCGACGACCGGGTGGTGGACGGCTGGTCGGCGCAGCGACGACAGGTGTCCATGGTGTTCCAGGACTACGCGCTGTACCCGCATCTGAGCGTCGCCCAGAACATCGCCTTTCCGCTGCGCGTGGGGCACGGCCCGGCGGTGGAACAGCGGATCCGGCAGGTGGCCGCTGAGCTGGGCATCGCCGAACACCTGCACCGGCAGCCCGCCGTGCTGTCCGGAGGGCAACGTCAACGGGTCGCCATGGCCCGGGCCATCGTGCGCCAGCCGAAGGCGTTCCTGCTGGACGAACCCTTGTCCAATCTGGATGCTGGGCTGCGCGCCGAGCTGCGGGCCGACGTGACGGCGCTGGCCCGCCGGCACGGGGTGACCACCGTCTACGTGACCCATGACCAGACCGAGGCACTGACCATGGCGGACCAGCTCGCGGTGCTCCGCAAGGGCCGGCTGCAGCAGACCGGGCCGCCAGCGCAGGTGTACGGTGACCCGGCGAACCTGTTCGTCGCGGCGTTCCTCGGCACCCCGCGGACCAGCCTGCTGCAGGGGGCGGTCTACGCCGAGCCGGACCGGATGGTGATCGATCTCGGTTCGCAGGTGCTGGAACTGCCGGTGGGCGACGCCCGGGTGGCCCGGCTGGCCGAGCACCACACCGAGCGGGTGACCGTGGCGTTGCGGGCCGACGCGCTGCACCCCGTACCGCCGACCGGCGCTGACCCGGCGCTGCCCGGCGGCCCGGACCCGGCAGGGTCCGACCGGACGCTGTCAGTCACCCTGCGCGGCACGGTCCGGGCCGTGGAGAACCTCGGCCACGAGGCACTGGTCTGGGTGGATACCGGCGGTGTGCCCACCTCCCCGGCCGAGTCGCAACTGGACCTGCCGGATCCGCAGAACCACCTGGCCGAGCTGCTGGCCGAGGATCCGCCGCCCCGGCACCAGCTGCGGGAGACCATCGCCCGGATGATTCCGCAGCAGCGCCGTCCGGACCGGCCGGCGACCGCTCGGACCCGGTACGGTTTCTACCCGGTGTACGAGCCGGATCCGTCCGACCCACCGGGCGGTGACGGTGACGTCGTGGTCCGGGTGCCGGCGGCGGCGCCGCCGCAGCCCGGCGAGACGATGACCATGGCGCTGGATCTGGACCGGCTCCTGCTGTTCGACCGGTCCGGGCATCGCATCCGCCTGCACTGACACGCCCGTACCGCGACCCGGTTGGTGCCGTGGCTGCCGGCGGTCAGACAGCGGCACCGGCCAACTGGTCCAGTGCCGAGTCCAGCTTGTCGGCGTACGCGTAGGTGATCGCGCCTTCGTCGGCGCGGATCCGCACCTTGCGGCGCAGTTGGTCGACGTCCCGGTCGATGTCCGCGGTGCCACTGGTCAACGACGTCCGCAGGTTCCGGACCAGGTTCTGCAGGTCGAGGCCGGCATCGCGGCGGATCGCACCGTCCGTTAGCCCGTCGTCGATCACCTGACCGAGCAGGGTGATCGCCTCGTCGACGGTCGGAACGACCGGTGCGGTCGCCGCTGGTGCGGTGTCGGTTGCCGTGGGGGTCGGCGCGGCGCCGGTGGCTGGCGCGTCGGTGGGCGGTGCGTCCGCCGACGTCCCCGGCTGTGTCGGCTGCGTCGGCGGGGTGGGACCGGCGGGTGTACCGGTGGACTGCGGTTGCCCGCCGGGCGGCGGATGGTCGCTGCCCGGCCGCCGCAGCACCTCGGGCTGCAGCAGCAGGATCACGGCGACCGCGACGGCGCTGACCACCAGTAGCGTGGCGACCCTGGAGTCGAGCCGGCCGACCCGCCGTCGACCGTCGACAGCCGGTGCTCCGGCGTCTGGGGCCGGTGAATCGGAGCCGAGGGCCGATGTTT
Proteins encoded:
- a CDS encoding trypsin-like peptidase domain-containing protein codes for the protein MTPAPEAPAPEAPTSAQPVTGAPLSGQPQAGPYAPGYAQVSYGHGQWSHGQPYAGHGYSQPHVSWSPPPGAAAQAGAQPPPNRLGRIVAGSAVVLALMLGSGAVGGAVVAAFDNGGAAPAVQTGSNGGGSAAPVIDRSSLAEIADAVQDSVVSISTGSGEGSGVVLNAEGFILTNNHVVESARGGSVTVYFADGGSASGGVVGTDARTDLAVVKVDDVDGLSPATLGDSSTMRVGDTVLALGSPLGLQGSVTAGIISAQDRTISVGGGQQQSPFGGGGQVSSMSGLLQTDAPINPGNSGGALVNTNGEVIGINTAIATSGQGEGNIGVGFAIPSNKANDVAEALMAGEEVSHPYLGVSVTAADEGGALIAAVEDGSPADQAGLAQGDVVVRIGDTPVNDSDDLVAAVQSGQVGEQIEITYERDGEARTASATLVDAP
- a CDS encoding SRPBCC family protein, with translation MRTETFTDRFTVAAAPDRVHAHLADPANHIGLSPLIVAVRDIERSTDADGHTVLRYIAVERFKIVGPLRYDNILHVRQTDTDPGRRLVMQVRSPARVSVRFVMETEPDGTGSAVTVTVSLTMPTLLRSYVVRTARRVQMFRARTLAERMSG
- a CDS encoding cyclic nucleotide-binding protein, translated to MTVVETRMSVWEALAGRAPGQPVAPADAGLWGAVVERLNPARARPVLRPGIEHVELTSVRGMPYVMLRSPDGRGGACYLRLASDEWRLAQLMDGSRTVARLVAEFARIAGRLAPDQVTRVVADLAGNRMLAELPVDAFRPLARVHRRPWPLRFGRTLLAVAQGRRTVLADVDPLVGALYRGGGRFLFTRLAAVLLAVVALAGFAAFCWTWWRGEQAVFLTGGSYAAGAAVLLGLNVVALACHELGHALATKHAGRRVPAAGFLIYFGIPSVFVDTTDVWLAGRRQRLITTAAGPAAGLVLAGVAGIVGLIFPAAAPWTFKLAFAWYLNALFNLNPFLALDGYYLLMDWLEIPNLRTRGLAYVVGRLRRRGPRWSALDREGRLVALYGTLAVLWVVIAVNLFWRIWTDRVAGLVLGLWRSGWPARLLLAAVVAGLAAPLVYLAAGWLAQRWRRLRGALAERRHASDTPRRLDALRASALRTLPASALNRLAAQARWVHPRTGQQLVAAGAAQPAVYVVVDGAVEGRAPSDPAGTVRQRLGPGGLVGLASALTGTPATLTWRTAGTTLLAVPPTAVATVVGPLPGPPSTDRTAAESLFAETPALSGLTPEDRLGLVSRARPVTLPPGAPVRLSGPYDAVVLESGVIALMDGLELRRGTMIGPVGADPPDVVATTRTQTRLWQLPAVAGLPMLLGAAPSQVAEAAAATVRGGPPTSGVHPPADYPPLAAPPGPPPPGDTDDRVDRRFERRLWWLVLLLLLFALLISGGNLLPGPAWAEMPADRALLRAERGTVEVRTAGGRLLTLRDGAAAYVAEGDRIEVADRSAGELVFRGGAATVLCAWVEAEVGALWSDGTRPVAPSGELTLDRGRILADTASVSGAFRPLAMTVISQDSVLANRGEAWFAVNAGTARVSLGEVRRNGVSLRATGEQLGCGDGQVVDPPGGTPSAPAPGATSGSPTVQSPSPDLSATSQPTPVPAPNPGVTRQPQPTTPTAQPSPPGPPPTSAPAPTTAAPTTGPPTGTPLETTAPPTTAPPPTTAPPPTTAPPPNEPPVIGWEIEPQGPITLVTDNGPCSDYPSSVRWMVVVSDDSPAGLTVVARYSGLVERVETFRGAGTHEGTVGPVASNESIGTGSVTITVTVTDSGKLSRQVRSDVLVVGCAFGEQT
- a CDS encoding Os1348 family NHLP clan protein → MSDFDTALERLLTDPGFAAALAADPTAALAGYQLTAEEQELLRTQMGGAGGGSTAAVETRANQSSAFGLLSPLTGMMGGFGDIGAAAGAVDEALGSAGAQSGFGPAGAQSGFGPAGSGGGFGSAGEDSGFGARPEGAGPPVPDRSAGLGTAPQPVEPAVPEDYRTRVDVDGDGEWDRHIVRGRADGGVDILVDQDGDGRADFVGRDDDADGLVDSAAYDTDGDGFFEQTHYDDDGDGWLDRSVTNQPPPTGPPPPTPPSPPPAGGGLIGDNLRLPEELR
- a CDS encoding ABC transporter ATP-binding protein, whose protein sequence is MVAIATDRLTKVFDDGTVAVDGVSLAVPSGQFLVLLGPTGCGKSTILRLVAGLETPTSGHVLIDDRVVDGWSAQRRQVSMVFQDYALYPHLSVAQNIAFPLRVGHGPAVEQRIRQVAAELGIAEHLHRQPAVLSGGQRQRVAMARAIVRQPKAFLLDEPLSNLDAGLRAELRADVTALARRHGVTTVYVTHDQTEALTMADQLAVLRKGRLQQTGPPAQVYGDPANLFVAAFLGTPRTSLLQGAVYAEPDRMVIDLGSQVLELPVGDARVARLAEHHTERVTVALRADALHPVPPTGADPALPGGPDPAGSDRTLSVTLRGTVRAVENLGHEALVWVDTGGVPTSPAESQLDLPDPQNHLAELLAEDPPPRHQLRETIARMIPQQRRPDRPATARTRYGFYPVYEPDPSDPPGGDGDVVVRVPAAAPPQPGETMTMALDLDRLLLFDRSGHRIRLH